The Streptomyces sp. NBC_00224 genome contains the following window.
GGGCCGGTCCGGGCCCGTCCGGACAGGAAAGAGCCCCGGCAGGACGGGGGAGACCTGCCGGGGCTCGTATATGGGCGGGCGGTTCAGCGCGGCCCGCGTATAGATGAATTGTAAACCATGGCTAGACCGACAGGCTGTCCATGAAGGAGCTCACCGAGAACACCGCGTTCCCCGGCCCCGCCGGCCCGTATCCAGGCGGGGAGGCCAGGCCGTACTCGTCCATCGTCGCCCGGTACGCCTCCAGGAGGCGGATGTGGTACTCCAGCGGGGCGCCCTGCGGGTTGGCCTTGCCGAGCGGGGTGGTCGGCTCGGGGCACCAGGTCGTGAAGCGTGGGGTGATGCCGCGCGACATGAAGAAGCGCAGCCCCTCGACCGTGGAGTCGATCGCCTCGTCGACGGTGGTGAAGCCGAAGGGCTCGGCCATCTCCACGCCCGCGACGAAGTTGGGGATCACATGGCGCGGGCCGAAGATCTCCGCCGAGTCGAGGATGCGCCGGTGCCACTCGTCACGGCCGACGTACTCCTCCTTGCCCGGGCAGTACAGCTCGAACAGCCGCCGGTCCCACACCTCGTAGTTGGGGTGGTAGATCCGCACGCCGTAGTCGTGGAAGCGCTGCACGTCCTCCTTGGGCAGCGCCTGGGCGACGACCTTGCCCGTCCAGCGGCCGGGGAAGCGCTCCTCGATCGCCTTGGCGTACATCCCGTAGAAGTCGGCCTCGTCGCGCCCGCCGACGTGCGAGGTGATCGCGCCGCCGGTGAGGGTGTACGCGGTGGACGCCTTGGCGGTGTCGTACCGGTCGATGATCTCCAGCGCTTCGAGGATCTCCTCGACCGGCTTGACGCCGGTGTAGGGGCGCCCGGCCGCCTTGTGCTGGCGCCAGTTGTGGTTGATGTCGCAGTACTGGCACTCCTGCTTGGCGCCGAAGTACTGGCAGACCCGGAACACGGTGAGGTAGATCAGATAGCCCCACTGGATCGTCGGGGC
Protein-coding sequences here:
- a CDS encoding radical SAM protein gives rise to the protein MLSSRTDEVESLMARFPGVPREAVIKEDLLRGGMAFDDSALSDNESGEVKPKSYFIFSFDHRTLPELGAAALRRPPEEIVLTGGPYELRRTVVSVRVNPASPYRVAADDHGMLGLYLDGKRISDVGLPPMPEYYRHKLSNGKSVMEVAPTIQWGYLIYLTVFRVCQYFGAKQECQYCDINHNWRQHKAAGRPYTGVKPVEEILEALEIIDRYDTAKASTAYTLTGGAITSHVGGRDEADFYGMYAKAIEERFPGRWTGKVVAQALPKEDVQRFHDYGVRIYHPNYEVWDRRLFELYCPGKEEYVGRDEWHRRILDSAEIFGPRHVIPNFVAGVEMAEPFGFTTVDEAIDSTVEGLRFFMSRGITPRFTTWCPEPTTPLGKANPQGAPLEYHIRLLEAYRATMDEYGLASPPGYGPAGPGNAVFSVSSFMDSLSV